AATGGTGCCAGAAGCATAAAATAGCTTACTTTCATCTTCTAATCCTTGATGATTATAGGCAACTTTAAGATCCCAATCGTTAGGCAGTATGTAAGTATACTCAACAAACGCGGTTGTATTAATGGTGTCCCACATGGTCCAGTCTTGACTCGTAGTCGCACTAGTATCCCACTCAGCTTGGGTACCGTCAGTATAGTTAAATACTAATCCACCCCAGGTATTACCGTCAGTGTTGGCATCTTGGTAAGAAAACCCTAACGTTAAGGTTGAGTTATCTGTTAACTGACCATCAACGACAGCGTAAAGATAACCACGGTCATTTTCTAGGCCATCTAGGTATGACCCTTTGTCTTCTACTACCGCAACAACTCTACCAGCCCAACTACCGCTTTCTGTTAATAGGGCAGAGTAATCAGCTTGTACGCGCTTAAAATCATCCGAACCGTATGAGATGCCTACTTCACCTTCATTTTCATTCGTCGGGCGTTTACGCACATAATTAATGGTACCAGCAGAATTACCTATTCCGGTTAGTAGGCCGTTAGCGCCACGAATAACTTCAATTTTTTCATAACCATAAGCTTCCATTGCACCAGTGACTATCCCCCAGTCATTTGGCAATCCAACGCCATCAATTTGGGTACTTTTAATTTCAAAACCACGAGAAGTATATTGTGTGCGGTTGGTTTCCCATTCTTCAACATTAATACCAGTAGCAAGACGAAGTACGTCGTTAAGGTTATTAGCGCCAAAATTAGTTATTTGATCGTTGGAGACCACACTGATTGATTGAGGTGTCTCATTAATCTCCATGGTTAAGCCTGTTGCGCCTTGGCTAACGCGTTTATAACGTACACCTAAAATTTGGATTTTTTCAATGTTTTGATCATTGTTGTCAGCATTTTGTTGTTGTTCGGCTGCTAGGGCGAAGGGATGTACTACAAAGCCCATCGCCAAAACTAATGATGAAAGTGCAAATATGTGTTTCGGTTTCATGTTTTGCTTTACCTGTATCTTTTTCAAACGATGAATAATATTAACGGCCAACCATAGCGCTTATTAGATGTTAATGTTATTGCTAACGATTATCATTAGCAAATATAATTAAGGTCAGATTGATAAAAATGCGAGGATTAACCCAAAATTTACAATTGATAATAATTATCACTCAATATTTGTTGAGATTGGTTATCAATCGTATTAGCATGTGCGGGATATTCATGTATATAACGAAAGCGAACAAATTTGGAAAACAGATGGCAAAACGTAGTAATCGATTTTGGTTTAAGCTTCATGGCTGGTTTTCATTACCCGTATGGATAATATTTTGTTTTGTGTGCCTTACCGGGACCATTTCAGTGATAAGTCATGAGTTAACCTGGCTGACCAATCCTGACGCTCGCGCAACTAATCCGCAAAATTTGACTGAAAAGCCGATGTCAGAACTCGTTGACATTGTGCAACAAGCGCACCCAACAGCAAACATCACCACAGTGATGAGCTTTGAGTCTTATCTGGTTAATGCAGTCATCTTTAGTGATCGCGATGTGCCTTTTGCTATCGCTTACGTCAATCAATACACAGGCCAAATACAAGCAATCAACCTTGGCATGACCTTCACTAATTTTATGCGTTCCTTACATGGCTGGTTGCTGTTTCCTTGGCACAGTAATTACAGTGTTGGCTATTACATTGTCTGTTTCATGGCCATTGTGATGTTAGGAGCGCTGGTATCTGGACTGGTGATTTATAAAAAGTTCTGGCGCGCTTTTACTCAGCCTAAATTACGAATAAACCAAGGTAAAAAAACGCTGCTTGCAGATCTCCATCGATTGGCTGGCGTGTGGTCAATGTGGTTTTTAATGTTAATGAGCATTACGGGGTTATGGTATTTAGCACAGGCGATTATGTGGCACAATCATATCGAGATTGAAGAACATCCTCCTTTAGTCGAAGCCAGTCAGCTTATAACGACAACCGATGGTGCGCCAATTAGGCCATATACTTTGGCCAATGCACTTCATCTCGCAGAGCAAACCTTCGCGGATTTTAAAAGTACTTACATTATGCTTCCTGAGCACAATCGAGATACTTACAAAGTGTATGGTCAAGGAGATCATATTTTCTATGATCAATACGCTTATGGTGTGACGGTTAATCCTTGGAGCGGCAATATTGAAAGTGAAAGATCGCCAGCGGCAATGACGACGTTACAAACGCTATCACATATCGCTAATCCCCTGCATTACGGCACAATCGGCGGTCTGTGGACCAAAGTGATTTGGTTTATTTTTGGCGTATTTCTAACGGGTATGTCTATCACAGGATTTTTAATGTGGGGAAGTCGAACCGTAAAAGCTGCCAGAACCGAACTCGACGATTCGTTGACAATGCATAACTCATCGCTAGTCGAGCAGGAAGGTAACTAATGGCCCGCATTAAAAACACCATATGGAATCGTTACAAGTATAAAATAAATGGCTTAATGCTAGTGCTAGTTGGTTATTTTCTATATCAGTCTTTATTCCCGCAATTCCCTGATGCATGGGAAACCCAAGCGGTCGGAGATTTTGAAATAACACCTATGCCGTATAATCTTGATCCGCCATATCTTCACGATGGTACCTACACTAAAGATTTTTTATTATTGTTTAGTAAGGGGCAGGTAAACCAGATCCGTCAAGCATATTTAAATATTGGCACAGAGCCCTTACCATTAGAAACACTGCAAATGGGCGATGCAGGTATCTTGCATGGAAGTCAGCACGGACAAGAAGTTCATGCTATTGCGCCAGAAATATTAACAGCAGAACACAAGGCGTGGTTAACCATTGAAAATTGGCAGGGGCAACAGCAAGTTATTAGCTGGAAGTTACCTGATGTATTTTATCAGTCATCAAACTAAAGCATTGTAGCTTTTGGGACGGCTTAATTTCATTGAGCAGTTTGTTGATGTTAACTGTAATGGCATTACATTTAACATCAATGTCTTAGGGCTTATATTCCGAAAGCTTCGCGTTCAGAGACACATTCGTATTCGGCCATTTCAAATTCACGACAAATCAGTGGCCGAACTTCGTAAATTGAACACATCATAGTGTCTCGATCTAGCGCGGCACACCAACCATCATCAAGACGGCGCATCACTTCTCCGCCCCAATTATCTTTGGCTATATACACTTTAGGCACACCGGTTTCGGTGATTAACATTACTTCTAAGCGGCAACAACAGGCCTGGCAATTTGAACAGGTCACAGCTGCTGGTTGCTCTACAGCGCTTATCGATGCGGGAGTCGATGATTTATCGGACGACTCAGGGAACATGGTAATGATATTGGTGGGCATTTAAGGGCTGCAGTTGAACATTTGGACTAAGGATACCGTAATTTTGCGGCGTTGACGTTATCTTAGCGCAAATAATCATGAGATTAGAATACTCGCCAAACTCACTCAAGAGTGCTTGGCGGTTGAGGATGATAAGGCAACCACTTTAGCGGTTGATGCATGCTCGCAACAATAATGCCGCTACCGCATTGGCAAGTGTCATCGCTGCTGAGTTTATTGTCGCATGTGCCGTATTTTCATTAATCCAGCGCGACGTCTAGTAGGTGTTGTCAATATTGAGCGAGAAGCCTTCAATCAGTCTAGTTTGTCACGGCATTATGTTTAATGACCCGTCTTACGGGAGTAACGCTTCACTTCCCTGTGATAGCGAGACAAATCACCTGATTAATGTTCAGTTTACTTGATACCGAGGCGCGAAGAACGAAGATAACTGTCACGGCTTTGATCACATAAACCCATAAATACGATGGCTCATGCCAATGTTAATGCTGATGTGCTGACGATAATGAATTACCTTCGCTGTCATAAAATCCTGATGCGCTGTGCTCAATAAAACCTAAGTTGATCATTTTTCTAAAAAATGGGTCATATTCACTATCGCCAATATCAGCAAAGTCGGTCGATTGGTACGCAGATAATGTATCTAACTGTTGTTGAATAATGTTGTTGTCGTAAGTTATTTCGCTTAATTGCCAATTTATGGCTTTATCTGCAGATTCACTTTTATCTGACAAT
The Shewanella vesiculosa DNA segment above includes these coding regions:
- a CDS encoding YkgJ family cysteine cluster protein; the encoded protein is MPTNIITMFPESSDKSSTPASISAVEQPAAVTCSNCQACCCRLEVMLITETGVPKVYIAKDNWGGEVMRRLDDGWCAALDRDTMMCSIYEVRPLICREFEMAEYECVSEREAFGI
- a CDS encoding PepSY domain-containing protein, with protein sequence MAKRSNRFWFKLHGWFSLPVWIIFCFVCLTGTISVISHELTWLTNPDARATNPQNLTEKPMSELVDIVQQAHPTANITTVMSFESYLVNAVIFSDRDVPFAIAYVNQYTGQIQAINLGMTFTNFMRSLHGWLLFPWHSNYSVGYYIVCFMAIVMLGALVSGLVIYKKFWRAFTQPKLRINQGKKTLLADLHRLAGVWSMWFLMLMSITGLWYLAQAIMWHNHIEIEEHPPLVEASQLITTTDGAPIRPYTLANALHLAEQTFADFKSTYIMLPEHNRDTYKVYGQGDHIFYDQYAYGVTVNPWSGNIESERSPAAMTTLQTLSHIANPLHYGTIGGLWTKVIWFIFGVFLTGMSITGFLMWGSRTVKAARTELDDSLTMHNSSLVEQEGN